The region CTTGGATTACTCTGTTAAATGTTTAACTGTGTAAACGCAGCTTTGGTTTGTCAGTGTAAACGCTAATGCACTCTAAAAGGACACACCtagttaaattaaacaaaaaataaccatctcaaaatcaacagtgaattaattaaaatacatttttacaattcACTTAGCCACAGTAGTTTAGAGATGTGTCAATAAATATACtattaatttatacaattaATTATATGGAAATAGAAGAACCATAAATCATAAACCATAAAAGAACCATAATCTGGAACCAGAGAATTAAAGAAGTCATGTTGAGGGTTTGTAAATGAAAATccattgttttcatttaactATTGTATTTGTGattataataacaaaaataataacaaaaatccTCTAATATTTTGGTCAGCCAACAGTGTTTTTTAATCCTAAtgttaattttgaaaaataatttgtatagCTTTTTGTTCCAAACACTGCATCAAAACAGCAGGAAAGAGCACAGTGATCATTCACAGGTTTACAGCCTTGCAACATGTCCTGCATGaaaatctgatttatttttctgctgtcAGTTTTGTGTGaggtttgcatttttttcacaTGACATGTGCACGAGAGGAAAAGTTTGGATTTAACTCTCCCTGTCTGCTTGTGTGGCAATTATCACCCTCTGAGCTTTATAAGAGGATGTTGTTAACCAGTGAGGCAGTTTACTTTTTTGTGCGCTACTCCCTCTGCATCTCAGAAAACTGGAATGAGCCTTTGTGGCTCAGCCAGAGCAATGCCAGAAAGAGGCCCTAACTGAGACTGTAAGACAGGCCATCGCCTTGTGGCTCATGTTCTGCATCATGCAacacattcaaagaaaaaaagtagaTGGCCACCAGGaagaaaaatagatttaaatCCCAAAGTTTCTGTGGCCTTTTCAGTTACAGCATGATGAGTTTAAGGAAGTTTCCATGATGAGGAAGCATAATCAGATTTTGTCATTCATATTTCATCTGGCCATGACAACCAAAGTTTATATCCCCAGGTCTGGGGAAAGGTACTATACGGCCAgcagtgtccataatattgacAGGACTTTCCTCAGAACATCAGTACTCAGTTTCTCCTACAGTGGAGCAGCCCTTTTTATTGAgtattcttttttaattcaacaaaTCTAAAAGCAAGAGTGCCACCTTGTGGCTGACCAACACCAACAACACCCAGAATTATCCTGGTGCCTCCCGACTCACACCTCTTTTGGGGGGGATTCTGACTTAGTGGCACCCAGTCACAATTTCACAGATGGTAGCTTCGCACCACTGGCTTTTCTGCCAAGCACATGTAGTTCCTCTCATACTGAGTGGAATTATtattgcaacaacacatcatcagtagggtACACCTAATCTCTAGGACTCCTTTTCTTTGGCTAATAAGATCCAGTCTCGGTGACCATCTGTGACCTAATCAGCAGAGGTTTAAGAGTTTAAAGGAAAGTTTGGTCAGAGCCTCTTGATATGttttactgctttttttttcagagcttctaaacaaataagaataattcatttatttcaatGGATGTGAAAGTATTACTAAAATATTCAATAAAGGATAATACTACAAGCTTAATAATTAGAAAATGCCTTTAATAAACCTTGCACTAATTGCTgacagaagcaggaagcagttTATTAGATTTTACATATATATTGCTCTGATATGTTAAAttcctgtaattaaaaaaaatgtgcttatCAAACAGAACCAGGGGAAACAGAACATCAAACGTTATACTGAAAACCAGACACAGGAGAATTCTCAGACACTTTTGATCCTTTTAACAGCTTGCTCCTTTGTTTCTAGTGAAGGTACAGCACAGGCACAGCCCACAAAGAAgcaaaacaatttgaaaataaattggttcccattttctataaaaaataaatatagacttcacatcattttaaattaacatcTTAGTACAAAAATATCTTTCATCATGTCTTAGTTTAGAGGATGCCATGTTTATTTTGGAATACTGATATGCTGTTGGAACTAGGATACTCAAGTTACACTTGCAAATCTCAAGCAGTCTTAATACATTCTCTGTACTGATACtacattatctttgtcttaatCATGTCATCTTATTTACTGGAACAGAACTAGCAAAGGGAGGCAACTAAGAACGACGATAATTTGTAGTAACTCTGAAACACAGGTTATTTAAGCCTTTGAGTCTTGTCAGTTTAAGAGCTCTGGGTTCAATCCAGACACAGGTCACCTGTCATTCTTTTGACCACCTGTTTTTACTCAAACATAATCCAGCTCTAGAATAATCCAGATAATATGATGCGATGATAGTCTAATTCATatgaggaatatttttttttgtaatctgGCAAATTCATCAGATTCAGGTTTCTTTCTCACAAAAGAAACCAATTTCATTAGGCCAAATCATTGAGCGTGTTTCATTTAATAATTATGAATATGTTTTAATTGAATAGGATCACATATTGCACAATTACCCAGatgtatgttttaaatatactaCTTCATTTATTTCAATTCACCATCTTAACAATTGTTTCTCATCTACAGTTACCACTTTTGGGGGTCTTTTGGCATTACCAACATTCGTAAAATACGGAAAAGCGGGTTTTCAAGAAAAATTAAGAAGCCATGACATTTAAATTTCTTGCTACTTAGAATAATAACTTCCATTTTTCCAATGATCACAAAGAAGGATGTAAATGCTTGTCTTATACCATAAAATAAGCTTAAAGTtccaaataataaaatgtttgaatttcTTTCCACTTgtttaatatgtttaaaaataaagtatgcGTTTTCCTCCACCACTAAACTATCTATTGGAATAGTGGACATTTTGAGAAGCATCATGTAGGTTGCTTAGAAAAGCAAATTGCTTCACGAAACTGCAGCATTTTCTCACAAGTGAAAATGGACATGACTGCTTTACTAATCACAGAAGGCCTGACAGATGTATATTTGATTGCCAAGTCTCTCATTACATGGTATCCAAAGCCAACAGATTCAAACAATAAGGCAAGCACACTGCCATTGGGAACTCTGAGCCTTTAAAAATCTTGGCCCATTGTGATTAGCCTTTGAAGTGCACACACTGAGAACAAGTTTGTTAGCAGCACTactatgaattaaaaaaaacattaattctcAAGTTCCAGCAAAGTTAATGGTAAAGAAGATAAAACCTTCAGAATTTACCCAATGCCTGTCAAACTGTTATGCACAACTATTTTATAGTCACATATTGATAGCTACATATTTGTAATTTCAAGACTTTACATCTTATCAAAACAAgatatatttttgttaatttgttttatccACACTGTTCCAGTTTTATTCTATAAATATATAGATCTTAGATgttgttaaaataacaaatgtGTCAACAAAATGACAGATACTTTTTTTGTGATACaacaaagaaacacatttcactTTTATGAATCTATATGTATATAGCCTCTTCAACTACAAAAGTGTCTTTGAAGCTAATTGTAGCCTAGTAGTTagaaagcaattaattaattaataagaaaCCAGCCATCACAAAATCTAAATTCTGCACATGAAACATCAAAATACACTATATGTTTTTCAttcacaaaaaatataattggCCTGCTTCGATTCCAAAGcctgcacacatactgtaagctaCTGAATTAGgaaaataatgtaaatgtgttattttaaaattaactccAGACTAAAAttggcatttttttttgcaaattgcAAGAAAATGGCTGTTTAAATAACTGTAATACATCATAATAAGTCCTTACGCAGCATAAATCAGAAGCTttataatttccttttttttagttaacattctgaaaaaaaaaggaacgcAAACTCAAAAATTGTTGATGTGCTATCCAGTAAAAATCAGCAAAGGCAGTAAAATAAGGTCAACACAAATTTTATCCACTCCAAAATAATCTTTATTAGAACTCAAAATATGTCCGGATGAAAGCTTGTGTATACTAAAACGCTGAAGAGttctaataattattattttgaagtGGAGATGGACTGCAGTGCATCCAGCTTAGGTAACTAAGTTAATGCATCAAACACAATTATTCgtttgtttttgtaattaaGGATGAAGTAcaaagtacaaagaaaagattgtaaaaaaaaatcagaataattTTACAGAGACAAACCAGAATATATTGCTCGTTCAACATATAAATGAAGTCCAGCTACCTTTCACCTCTAATGTCAACAGCTAGAGCTGTAAGGTTAAAAGGTCTGAACTCAGAAAGCAGCTTACCATGGGTACCTATGATTAAATAGTGACCTTATTATGTTTGTCCATTGCTGACAATGAACCCAGGAATACCTCGTGTTGAGGATAAATTCGACAATGTCCCTTGAGGATAACATACAAAATACATGCGAGTTTCAAAAAGTCCTTCATTTCCAAGGAAGCTAAGAAGATTAAAGGCTTCTATAGAGGACAATGCAAATATATCAGCGCTGAAATGCCCAAAGAAGATTTCacagaaataataatttgaacTTAAGTAAGGAAAAGGAAGGTAATTTATTCAAATGTTCACAAGCCTTTCACATATATGGGGAAACTACAATTGAGTCGCACTGTCTTTAATTAGTTTGTAGTTAGAACCATATTGAGGGTGGCCTGACATCTATAATGTAGCATGCACAGGGCAAAGGAAAGTTACATCAGCAGCTTGTAAGTTCCATATTTCTCAGGTGAGAGGTCCCATAGAAAGACACCTAACAGGAAGCCGATGGCTGAGTGACATCTGGACATCAAAAAACAATTTGGTTTCCCTCTTTGATGGAGACAAGCATTATAGCGTGTGAAAATGAGGCACAGTGGCTAAACTGTTCACAAGGCATTCCATACTCAGATGTGATGAGTAGGTCCAGAAACGTTCAAGATTAATCCTTGAAATTCCTGTCTGAAGCGATGCCGAAAATGTTGCAGCACGTAGTCACTCCAAGATGTCCGTCTCGAAGGGGACAAGATGGTAGTAGGACAGATTGGTGACATAGGCTTCTGGGTCATCATCATTATTGTCTGGATCTGGAGGGAACTCAGTCCCATTCTCAAACCTGCGGGCAACAATAGATATTCGGGGTCACAAAAAAAGAAGAGTAGCCTTTCAAGGTCAACGTCAGATCTAGTAGCTATAAATAACACAGAATGCCATCTATAAAACAAGgaaaatgatatactgtactactatattaaaaaatcaaaagcatTATTTGCCAAGTAGTTTTCACAGATCAGAAACCACGTTCTTTGACAAAAACACCAGGCTAGGGAATGGATGAAAAGTGCTGGTCATGTCTGGAATGCTAAATGTGAAACAAAAGTCTCAAACTTTCTAAGATTAAAAGTGGTCTGCTTATTTCCTGCCCTTTTCTGACTTGCAAAGAATGAATTCCCACATTAAGCCTCTTCCTGTTGCCATCAGAGCTTGCAATCCAGGAAAAATGACTTGCAGTCATTCCACAATACCCTGTCTGGATCAAAGGACAAAGTGCAATTCACGAGATTATATATTCTGCACTAATTGTGGCTGAATTATTTATTGGTTTTCAGTAGACaaacattaatatttcattGAAATGTCTTGTACAGTTTCTGTCCAATTATTATTGGTCATTGATAAGagcagggttttttttctaaagcagaTTATGTTTGTCTGCATGCATTTAGATTGTGCACTCGTAAAACATGAAACATCATCTCAGTGTTGCACACAATTTTTGCCTGGGTCATAATTCATGAAGTTGGTGAATAGTCAGCAATATGCTTGCATTCAAGGACATTGCAGTGAAAAGTTTGATTAAAATATAAGAATATCTGCAAAAAGAGGATTTGTtccatctagctcatttggtttttAGAAGCAAAGTGATAGTGATGCAAAGATTTCATTCAAAGATTGAAAGATGTGGTggttcaaccacatggctgagAAGCTCAATTTCCATTTATGTCATCTAGGTCACAGTATTGAAGTCAATAGAATTAACTATAATACCATTAGAAAGTCCTGAAAGGACTtgataagacatactgtatagttcaCCAGTGTGTGATAAttgtataatgatgtgtttgGGTGGAATGTGAATGGCCACATGGTTTGAGGGATATATAAGGTCATTTGTGTTTCACTAGCATTTGTGCCTCACTAGTGTGGATATGAACAGTAATTGTAAGTTTTGATTAGATTCAAGTCAAGGTTAGATTTGGGGTTAACCATATGGTTAATAAAGGTTTTGTAAGGGTAAACACAGTCAGTGTTTcagatgtatttttgttttggttttctgtATGGTTCCTATTTTGTTTAAATCCACTTTAAATAACTGCATAGACCAGTTTCATGTGTGAAAGCTTCCACCACCACAGGTCCCACAGGAAAGGTCTTCCGCACTGGCGGAGcatgtaatattgtattttactCAGATTACTGATCAGTCCGgggaagtgccttgggaactaaatccttgtgttgtgtgttgtggtCTGTAGGAATTGTGTTCATTTTGTATCTGTTCTTTGTCAAAGgaccaaaataaaatgattggcATTTTATGTCATCAAGGAATCAGCACACAGCACCCGACATCCATCTTGTCTctgtgttttctaaactttagGAAAACTACAGTAGCAGTCACATCATGGGCAGACAGCACACCTGCATGTACACAGACTGGCATGTAAACATTGGCCGCGAAGGAAGATTACACTTGTCCTGCATTTGTTCCAGCTGGGTCATCACTCCAGGGATCTTTGGGATGATGATGCTTCAAATCCAAGGAAACAGCTGCTCCAGGTGTTTCCGTGGATTTATAAGTAAATAAAACTCATATTTGTAACTGCAGTCATGTGTTCTCATTTTTAGGGGGAAAAACATAGGCATATCAATTAGCAGTAGTAGTTGGGCTAAATCTTTCCACCTTGCAAGgatttacattttaagaatatcAAAGTTGATAGAACTATTTTCAGTTTAGGCAGCTTTGCTTATGACTGCATTCAGCTATGAAACTGCAGCTTTATGACTGTATACAGAAATATAGTTTTGCCatcttttttagattttatgttattgaataaaaacataaaatgggcATTCTATGATTATGAATGTAAGTCAGATGATACAGTCAGAATATAGACATCTGCCTCTGAAATCTCAAACTGAGTGAATGTCAGTAATTTATAATAAATTTGTAAAAACAATACCACATTAGTAGTCAGGTGAACAGTAGATTAACAGTAATGGGATATAACAGATATCCATATGCTTTCTGGAAGTTctagaaatcacagaaaagtaaaatagTGTGAGGGAGAATAATGAACACACACAAGCTATAAAACTAATAGCCTTGAATTCTTAGTATATTCAAGCCATTTTTATCAAGTCTCAAGTCAGGTTAAGTGTCAACAGCCAGAAGTCAAGTCTCAAGTGAATGTGCTCTAGTCTCAAGACAAAACAACAGAGAATCGAGTCTCTTTCTTAAGCCCAAGTGTTAAGAATCACCAGTCCACTTCCCTGGTACCTCGTGAAGCTCTGGGTGCCCCTACAGGGGTAGTTCAGCTTTGTGCCCCTTGCCTgcaaggttagggttaggctttggTTTACAGTGACCCTCAAAACTGCAGCTGTTCCAGAAGAAAAGgattaaatacatttactgtagagACCCCGAGAGTAATTTCCCACCACTCAATACCTATGGTACCAGGACAACACTTCATGTACCTTGACAGTGCTTTAATGAACCACACAAAAATGTCTAAATGAGATAATTCAGGAAATACCATCTGGATTTGGAAATGGAAGTAACATTTATCATTAGGCATCAGTAATGTTTTGAATACATGTTTGGTGATATAAAAATATGagttatggaaaaaataatacttaCAAGTGTTCTGTGGAGTCCGTGGTTGTGGGCCGCTCTTTGGGTAGGATCTGATCAAAAACTATAGTTTCTGTGTTGGCTAAACAAAACCCATTTGATCTCATTATCTCTATTAAACAAAGTAGAAAGATGAAATCAATAATGAGAAAtcattaaataatatatatagctACTACATAAATTCATATTAAACTGTAAACTGTatgaaaattaaacaaattcaaaattGAAATCAAAAAGAGTTTGACGTTTCCTGAACTGTGGCTAGGGTCACTATTTTTTcatgtaaaattatatttatatattatctaTATCTATAATAAGCAATGGTTAATTGTAATagaaaaatagattaaattattattatcactatTTAAACCAAAATAAATACTGTGCATCAAAAATCAATTCCTTGTGTTTGTATAaaacatttgatcccaaaagatCCCAAAACGTCTAACAGATAGAACCCTCTCCAtttaccactgaagtgcagcatctGTCTGAGTGCTTTAGGACAgctgttacagtactgtatgtaacagcaCCTCTCTACACAGCATATCAAGTAGAGAAATTAGAAATTACTTCACAAAATTAAGATGGAAATTCAGGGAGATCAGATTTTGCAAGCCCATGGTACAGTAGTATTTAGCCTGACACCTGAGCACTCCTACTCTTACAAACAGTCCCTTGGAATCTACAAGACCAagtcaagacctcagttttaaaTCTTATATAAAGGATGCATTGAACTGGAAAGAGCCTAGTGATCCACCAGCACTACTTGTTTTCCAACCAGCAACTGAGATTTCCTCAAAGGTCAGCCATCCCAGTAGTATCCAGGCCAGAAATTGCTTAGGATCTAAAAGGATGGGATCAGGCTCTAGGGCGGTAATGGTGTTGTCAGAAGAACGGTAGCAGGTGTAATTTCTTTCTTAAAGCTGGTGTAATatacaaacttaaaaaaattcaGAGAACATCTCCTAGTTAAAATAACGAACCTTCAGTAATACAACGAAAACAAATACCAACCAGATATTTTTACCGGACTCTGGAAACAAGGCTGAATTTTGTGAACGTTGTCATTCTTCAAAACTTGGTCTAATTGAGACCGCTCAAAGAAAGTAAGGACCACTTCAGATCTAGAATactgaataaaaacaggaaatacaTTGCTGATTTTTTCTTGGACTCTGACATAATATTTTCTGATTATTTCAAAAATATGTATCTTTCAAAATttgcataaacattttttaaccttTATTTGTATAGAAAGGACTCTATGTCAGGTCTTGTTTCCATTACTCTGATATTTAGGGTCAGAAAAGGGAATAGGGTAAGCCCCTGCtgtctttcattttaataactTTATTCATATCCTCTTTTGCAACGTTGTCATAAATCATCTGAGTTTTAAAAAGGTATCTGTGATAAAATTGGTTAGAAAAAAAGGTTACTGAAATCAGAGAGGAAACCAGGTAGTGAAATAACAAAACTAGGTAGTGAGGTATTACACATTCTTCAATGCACTTGTGCTCTTCTAAATTCTCACTGCATTTCTGcttttaatttactttgaaAGCTTCATCTGTCATTAATGAATGAAAATGGCTCCTCTAAAGCCCTTCCATATGCACAACTTTGAAAAGCAGGAGttcttgtacattttaaagtgcACAGAGTGTTTGGCATGGCATTCAATCTTGAAAGAAACTGGAGTCTTGAAAATGTGTCTCTAAAAATAAGCCCAGTATGGTGAATTATTTGCTCTTTCTGTGTTTAGTGACAGAATGGAGTAAATATGTATTCCATTACATTACATGGACAGTAGGTCCATGTACACATTTTATAACCTGTGAAACAATTCTTCATACAAacattgccatttcaaaaatgtaattttatctttaaaaaaaacattaatatctGTGTGATGGGACGGCTTATCAAAATATCTAATTTGCTCATGTGAAACACTTACAATATAAGAGACTGTGGTTTATGCAAGAAAACCATCATGGCATTAGGAATGACGTGTCAGTCAGGCTGGGTGGACTTAGGTATATGCTGTATTAAAGTAAAGAGGCTTAGGTTGGCACTTTCTCGATTCATTCTTTAGCGCATATTATCTTGCAGATTTTCTTCCTTGACATGCTTCTTGACAACAATtggcaaaaatacatttttcaacaaAGCTCATCATATGAAGATGAAAAATGGGCTATGCAAGAAAATTGAGATCAGATAATTTCTTCTTCCAGCATTCACAACAAGCTCCTGAGAGAGCACATGACTCTCATCACCATCAGGGTATTTCTCATGTCTTTTATGTCAGTGATTGTTATCGGTAAGACGTGAGGGACAATGTGTTCCATGCAGAATTGAAAAACTGTACCTTAAAAGGCAGGTTTATTGCATTTTTCAGAAGTCGTTCCACTTCGTTCAACCTAGCTTCTATGTCATTGGCCTCCTTTATTTTGACAagccctgaaaaaaaacatactttttccatTATCAGTTTTATAAATTCAATCTTTGTACAAAAGCTTGCATAGATTTGGACAATAACATATGAAGATTTGgaccataaaataaaatataatataataatcagATCTAAGAAATAAAGCAAAAGTGAGCCAGCTGAGTCTATCCATTAGACATCTGTGTatatagcaaaaacaaaactttgcaCCACTTTTCAGTTCCACATTGAGAAAGTTTACCTAAGTGTGCTTGAAGTGTTAAAAGGCACAGGAACAAATCATTGAAAGTGACAGAACTCTGGAAAATATGTTATGTTATTGTTAATGGCTTTATGTGCTCTGACCTTTTATCTACAAAAAACGGGAAAGATTGTTCTGAAATGCACGCAATTACAGGAAAAACCAGATCTGGTTCTAAATAAAATAACCTTTTCATTCACAATGCAATtgacatttctaatattttgataACCGACTAAAAGCATGCCTGTGAATGATTTCTTATCATGGAATTTTCATAttaatagaaattaaaaaatattgggTGTCAACAGTCCTAAAGTTCACATTAACTCTAGAACTGTTATAGAATCTAACGTCATTGTTATTGTTCTTGCGGAGGCATAGTACCACACTGGGCCGTCGCCTGAACAATTTGAACTCAATTTGAAACTTATTTCGTTTTAACTGGGGAGCGCCAGTTTGAGACACATAAGTCTGCAGATGATAGTTACCTAATCAACGCTACAATACAGGAGGCAAAGTCAAATGTAATTCAGCAAATACACCAGTAGGTTGGGAATaggaaacattatttaaaacacatgtAAAGTCAGCTTAATACTCCTGTAACCACAGACAAAGCATGCGACACACGAGGTTGATAACACACCACGACACAATCACACAGCCTGCAACAGCCACAGCTCACAGCACTACTTCATCAGCACCTCCTTGTGTAACCTGCATAGGAACTAGCGCACCTGAATAAGTGCCAATCATTTTAATGATCATCAACGGTCAACGGTGCTCATAAAATACAGAAGTAAACAGGTTGACTCACCATTATAGCTATAATTTTTTTCATTCGTCACGACAGAAAAAAAATCGATTGAAATGTTAAGATTAgttacataaaaaacattttttccactttattaGAAAATTCTTTTGGGGGGGAGCACTGCCCCCTAATGCCCCCCCTTAGCGACAGCTGTGGTACCGCAGTGGCTAGatttgctgcctcgcagctctggggccctgggttatggagttggggtgctgtctgcatggaatttgtacctttttcctgtgttttctgTGGGTTTTCGCTGGGtgccccagtttcctcccacagcctaaCGACATAGAGTAATAGTACAAAACTgcccctaggtgtgagtgtgtgcgtgtttgtgtcctgAGTATCCTGCCCTGCACCCATTGTGTGCTGAAGCAGGCTCCAGCTCTCCAGTGACTCCTGAAATGGAtgtagaaaattgatggatgcaCGTCATGTTTTTCCACAAAACACTTGTGGAAGCACGTGTGATCATATGATACGTTATAAAGTTATGCAttacatattaatattattatacagaattaaaaagccaaaaatcattgttgttttcttgttaaaaGAGCAagctgaatatatatatataaaccagATTTCtagaaatacatacagtaaacagttACATAGTTTTAAAACACTTGGCAGAAAATTACAGTTAAAAACACTAATCGTTTATGAGAATTTTCACAATCCTCTATTTTCATTGTTAGggtatttttatttctctgcAGAAAAGAGCATCAGTATGAGGAAACAGCTCAGTAAAACATGAAA is a window of Lepisosteus oculatus isolate fLepOcu1 chromosome 6, fLepOcu1.hap2, whole genome shotgun sequence DNA encoding:
- the pxdc1b gene encoding PX domain-containing protein 1; the encoded protein is MASAVFEGTSLVNMFVKDCWVNGIRRLIISNRGDEEEFFEIRTEWSDRNILYLHRSYSDLGRLFKRLLDSFPEDRGDLAQSPLIEGLVKIKEANDIEARLNEVERLLKNAINLPFKYSRSEVVLTFFERSQLDQVLKNDNVHKIQPCFQSPVKISEIMRSNGFCLANTETIVFDQILPKERPTTTDSTEHLFENGTEFPPDPDNNDDDPEAYVTNLSYYHLVPFETDILE